Below is a genomic region from Microbacterium esteraromaticum.
ACTCGATCCGCACCGGTGGCCTGCGCAGCGAGAAGTTCCTCGCCGTGGACGGCGTCTCGTTCTCGATCCCTCGAGGTAAGACGCTCGCCCTGGTGGGGGAATCGGGCTCTGGGAAGTCCACCGTCGCCAAGATGCTGCTGCAGCTCGAGAAGCCCACCGGCGGTGAGATCCTCATCGATGGTGCGGCGACGAGCACGATGTCGCGCGCCGAGGTCTTCAAGCTGCGTCGGCGCATGCAGCCGGTCTTCCAGGATCCGTACGGATCGCTCGATCCGCTGCGCAGCATCGGCAACCTGATCAGCGAGCCGCTGCAGGTGCACGGCATCGGCACGCGCGACGAGCAGCACAAGCGGTCGCTCGAGCTGCTCGACCAGGTCGCGCTGCCGCGCGAGCTGGCCGAGCGGTACCCGAACGAGCTGTCCGGCGGTCAGCGTCAGCGCGTGGCGATCGCCCGTGCGCTGGCGCTCAAGCCCGACATCGTCGTGCTCGACGAGGCGGTCTCGGCGCTCGACGTGCTCGTGCAGGATCAGATCCTGCACCTGCTGTCGGACCTGCAGAACGATCTCGGCCTGACGTACCTGTTCATCACGCACGACCTCGCGGTGGTGCGTGTCGCGGCCGACCTCGTCTGCGTCATGGAGAAGGGCCGGATCGTCGAGCAGGGCTCGGTGGATGCCATCTTCAGCGACCCGCAGGAGGAGTACACCCGCCGTCTGCTCGACGCGATCCCCGGCGCCTCGCTGCCGCTGGGCGGCGTGGGTCTGTGACGCCCGAGCATTCCGCTGCACCTGCCAGCGCCGCCTCGCTCCGGAATCGGGGCGGGGTGGCGCTGCTGGTGATCTGCGCGGTGCTGTCGGCGGTGATGCTGGTCGATGCCGCCGTGCGCGCCGACATCGTGACCGCGTTGCTTCTGGCGCCGTGGCTGCTGCTCGGTCTGTGGGCCGTGTACGTATTCGGTGTCGCATCCCGCGTGCGTGCCGGACGCGACGGCCTGTTCGTGCAGAATCTGCTGCGCACGACGCTGGCGCCATGGGCCAGGGTGGAGCAGATTCGGATGCGCTGGCAGATCGAAGTCGAGCTCGACGACGGCTCGCGGCTGACCTGCTTCGGAGGCCCGGCGACTCGTCGCCCGCAGCGGCTTGGTCCCGGTCGCACGAAGGAGGACGCCAACGGCGACGCAGACGACGCGGTCGCGGCACTGCGCAGGGCGAAGGCCGGAGCCGCTCACGTGACGCCCGTCCCGCCGATCCGGCGCGGGTGGGACATCCCCGCCATCGTCGCCCTGCTGCTGATCCTGGCCTGGGCCGTGGTCGCCGTGATGGTGACGCGCGGCTGACGTCCGGAGCCGATTCACAGGGCGCGCTGGTTGGCTGGGGTCATGAAGTGTCCTGCAGACGGTTCCACCCTGGTCATGAGCGAGCGAAGCGGCATCGAGATCGACTACTGCCCGCAGTGCCGGGGTGTCTGGCTGGATCGCGGTGAGCTCGACAAGATCATCGACCGCAGCGTCGCGGCGCCTCAGCCCACTGCACCGGCCGCCCCTGATCGATTCGCACCGCCGGCGTACGAGCAGCCGCGTCACGACGACCGCGGCGGATACGACGATCGCCGGTACGACGGTGATCGCCGGTACGACGATCGCGGTCAGCGTCCGCACCGCCGCAAGCGCGAGAGCTGGCTCAGCGAGCTGTTCGACTGACCGTCAGCCCGGCAGACCGAAGAGCGAGGGCCAGGCGGCGGCCGCCCAGGGGTAGCCGACGAAGGCCACCGCGTCGATGGCGAAGTGCGCGACGAGGAACGGCAGCAGGCGCCCGGTGCGTGCGAACAGCCAGCCGAAGAGCAGGCCCATCGCGAGATTGCCCACGAAGGCGCCGGGCCCCTGGTAGAGGTGGTAGCTCGCGCGCAGCACGCTGGTCGAGATGATGATCGGCCACGCGCCCCAGCCCAGCTGCCGGAGGCGGGTGAAGAGGTAGCCGAGCACGACGAACTCCTCCTGGACGGACGCTCTCGCCGCCGAGAGCAGCAGGACCGGCACGGTCCACCAGTGCGCGTCAAGGCCGGCAGGGTCGACCGCGACGAACCATCCGAGAGCGCGCCCCGCGAGATACAGGGCGATGCCGGGGATGCCGATGGCCGCCACCAGGCCGATGCCCCAGGCGGCATCGCGCCCCGGCCGCGTGCCGTCCAGCCCCAGCATCCCGAGATGCGGCCGACGCGAGCTCCACAGCAGGAAGCACACGAGGAGCGCGGGCACGATGCCGAAGCCGATCGACAGAAGCTGATAGACGAGGTCGAAGACCTCCCGGTCGCTGCGCGACGGGTTCAGCGTCGCCGTCTGATCCGCCAGGGGAGTGGAGTCGGTGAGCCGGTAGGCGAGCTGCACGATCGCGTAGACGGCCGACTGGCCGAGGCCGAGCGCGAGCACGATCGCGATCTCCCACCACACACGAGTCCGGTTCACGCCTTCGATGCTATGGCCTGCTCCCAGGCGGCATCCGCGGCCATACGTTATCCTGGAACGTCGCTGACGCTCGCTCAGTACTAGCGGCACTCCATCTCACCCCAATCCGCTTAGGACTCCTTGAATGGCGCACGCCCTCCGCTCTGACCTCCGAAACGTCGCGATCGTCGCACACGTCGACCACGGCAAGACCACTCTCGTCGATGCCATGCTCCGTCAGACCGGCTCATTCGGCGAGCACGCCCATGTCGAAGAGCGCGCGATGGACTCGAACGACCTCGAGCGCGAGAAGGGCATCACGATCCTCGCCAAGAACACGGCGATCACCTACAACGGCGCGCACACCGATGTGCCGGTGACGATCAACGTCGTCGACACCCCCGGCCACGCCGACTTCGGCGGCGAGGTCGAGCGCGCCCTGTCGATGGTCGACGGCGTCGTGCTGCTCGTCGACTCCTCCGAGGGGCCGCTGCCGCAGACCCGATTCGTACTCCGCAAGGCTCTCGAGGCCAAGCTCCCCGTCATCCTGCTGGTCAACAAGACCGACCGAGGCGACGCCCGCATCGCCGAGGTCGAGGAGGAGGCGCACGACCTGCTGCTCGGTCTCGCAAGCGACCTGCAGGACGACGTGCCCGACCTCGACGTCGACGCGCTGCTCGACGTGCCCGTCGTCTACGCCTCCGGTCGTGCGGGAGCCGCGTCGCGCAACCGCCCGCGAACGGCGAGCTGCCCGACAACGACGACCTCGAGCCCCTGTTCCAGGCGATCCTCGAGCACGTGCCCGCCCCCTCGTACGACGACGAGGCACCGCTGCAGGCATGGGTCACCAACCTCGACTCCTCCGCCTTCCTCGGTCGCCTCGCGCTGCTGCGCATCTTCAACGGCACCCTGAAGAAGGGCCAGACCGTGGCCTGGGTGCGCCAGGACGGCACGACCCAGAACGCCCGTATCACCGAGCTCCTGATGACCAAGGCGCTGGAGCGCTACCCGGCCGAGTCCGCCGGGCCCGGTGACATCGCCGTGATCGCAGGCTTCTCCGACATCATGATCGGCGAGACCATCGCCGACCCCGAGGACGTGCGCCCGCTGCCGCAGATCTCGGTCGACGAGCCCTCGATCTCGATGACCATCGGCACGAACACCTCGCCGCTGGTCGGCAAGGTCAAGGGGCACAAGCTGACGGCCCGCATGGTGAAGGACCGCCTCGACCGCGAGCTCATCGGAAACGTGTCGATCCGCGTCAACGAGATCGGCCGCCCGGACGCATGGGAGGTGCAGGGCCGCGGTGAGCTGCAGCTCGCGATCCTCGTCGAGAACATGCGCCGCGAGGGCTTCGAGCTCACCGTCGGCAAGCCCCAGGTCGTCACGCGCAAGGTCGACGGCAAGGTGCACGAGCCCTACGAGCACCTCACCGTCGATGTCCCCGAGGAGCACCTCGGCGCCGTGACGCAGCTGATGGCGAACCGCCGCGGCCGCATGGACAACATGATCAACCACGGCACCGGCTGGATCCGCATGGAGTTCATCGTGCCCTCGCGCGGTCTGATCGGCTTCCGCACCGAGTTCCTCTCGATCACCCGCGGAACCGGCATCGCGAACGCGATCTCGCACGGATACGACGAGTGGGCCGGCTCCATCGTCGCGCGCCAGAACGGTTCGATCGTCGCCGACCGTGCCGGCGTGGTGACCCCGTTCGCGATGATCGCCCTGCAGGAGCGCATGTCGTTCTTCGTCAAGCCCACCGAAGAGGTCTACGAGGGCATGGTCATCGGCGAGAACTCGCGCGCCGACGACATGGACGTCAACATCACCAAGGAGAAGAAGCTCACCAACATGCGCTCCTCCACGGCTGACTCCTTCGAGTCGATGACGCCCCCGCGCATCCTCTCGCTGGAGGAGTCGCTCGAGTTCGCCCGCGAGGACGAGTGCGTCGAGGTGACACCCGAGGCCGTGCGCATCCGCAAGGTGATCCTCGATCAGACCACCCGCGGTCGCGAGGCGTCGCGCCTGAAGCGTCAGGATGCCAACGCCTGAGCCGCGTGAACGGAACGAAGACCCCGGCAGGAGCCGGGGTCTTCGTCGTCCCGTCTCCGGGTGAAAATAACGAACTCATAACATACTTTCCCGAGTGCGATCGCGTCTGATTCCCGGCAACCGATCACGTCGCGTCCAGGTCAGGGCCGGGTCGCGTCCAGGTCGAGGCGTCAGGCTGGTTGCTCGTGCCCGGGAAACGGCGCTCCCGATGAGCGCGCCCCGCGAGGGTCCGGGCCGTCGACCACCCGAAAGTCGAACCCACCCATGATCGATACCCTTCACACCCGTGCGTCCAAGCGCGTCGCGCACGTGGCATCCGCGCACTCGCGGATGCGCCGTCCCCTCATCGCCGTGGCCGTCGTCGCGGCGCTCGCCGCCACCACCGCCGCCGGCGCCGTCTTCGCCCCTGCCGCGCTCGGCGCCATCCCGTCGGAGCAGGCGCTCGAGCAGGCCGCGGATGCGACAGACGACGGAAAGATCGCCCTGGTCAACGCCGAGTCGCTGAACAACGTCGTCGCCGGCGTCGACTTCCCGATGCAGACCGCGCAGACCCAGGTCGACCTGAACGACCTCACCGCCGACGTGAAGAGCCTGAGTCGTGCCGCCGAGCTGTCGTCGGAGGAGGTCGCAGACCTGACCGCGGAGGTCGTGCTCGGCACCGTCATCGTGCAGTCGAAGACCGCCGATCTGCAGGATGCACTCACGGCGGCGAAGCAGGCCGAGGCTGAGCGCATCCGCATCGAGGCCGAGCGGATCGCCGCCGAGAAGGCCGCAGAGGAGAAGCGTCGCGCCGAGGCCGCTCTCGCAGCGGCGAACACCCCGGAGGGCGCCAAGGCCACCGCGCGTGCCATGGCTGCCGAACTCTACGGCTGGGGCGAGGGTCAGTTCTCGTGCCTCGTGAAGCTGTGGACGAAGGAATCGGGCTGGAACTACAAGGCCTACAACTCGAACGGCGGCGCCACGGGCATCCCGCAGGCTCTGCCGGGAAGCAAGATGGCCACGGCCGGCGCTGACTGGCGCACGAACGCGACCACGCAGATCGCGTGGGGCCTCGGCTACATCGATCGCGCGTACGGTTCGCCGTGCTCGGCGTGGGGTCACTCGCAGGCGGTCAACTGGTACTGACGTGATCCGCACCCGGTCGTGACCCGGAGGCGATCAGCGCAGCTCTGACACCAGCACCGCGCTGGTGCCCGGGCTGCGCGCCTCGAAGATGTGAGCCGCATCTCCCGCGTACGACAGGTAGTCGCCCGGATGCAGCAGCTCGGCGGCGTCTGCCGGGCCGACCATCGCCTCCCCGCTGATCAGGACGACATGCTCGGTCGTGCCCGATCGGTGAGGCAGCGATCGTCTCGGCGCGCCGGGTTCGGCCTGGATGAGGTAGATGTCGCGTCTCGTCGCCGGCGCAGCTGCCGACAGCAGCGTCGCCAGGTACGGAGCCGCTGCAGACGGCACTCCGGCGTGATCGCCCAACCGGATGAGCCGCGACGCGGGCGCCCGATCCTCGACGAGCGTCGCGAAGGGGATGCCGAGCGCGTCGCCGATCGCCCACAGCGTCTCCACGCTCGGATTGCCCGCCCCGCTCTCGAGCTGCGAGACGGTCGCCTTCGAGATGCCGGCGCGGCGCGCGAGCTCCGACACCGACAGGCCGGCACCCTCCCGCTCGCGGCGGAGGGATGCGGCGAGGCGTTCGCGCAGTTCCATGCGTTCAGTATTGCAAACGATCGTTCGACTTGACCAACAGTCGTTCGGTGTTCATGATGATGATCATGCGTTCATCAGAACGAACAACCGGTCAGGGTCACGCCACGCGCGAGGTATGGCGCGAAGGCCTGGGCGTGGCCATCGCGACCAGCGCGTACGGAGTCTCCTTCGGCGCGCTGTCGGTGGCATCCGGACTCGACGTCTGGCAGACCTGCGTGCTCAGCCTGCTGATGTTCACCGGCGGATCGCAGTTCGCCTTCATCGGAGTCTTCGGCGCGGGCGGGATCGCCGCCCTGCCGTCGGCGATCGCATCCGCCGCGCTGCTCGGTGTGCGCAACGTGGCCTACGGGATGCGGATGTCGTCGATCATCGGCGACGGATTCTGGCGACGCGCAGCGGCGGCCCAGGTGACGATCGACGAGTCGACCGCCGTCGCGATCGCCC
It encodes:
- a CDS encoding PH domain-containing protein, coding for MALLVICAVLSAVMLVDAAVRADIVTALLLAPWLLLGLWAVYVFGVASRVRAGRDGLFVQNLLRTTLAPWARVEQIRMRWQIEVELDDGSRLTCFGGPATRRPQRLGPGRTKEDANGDADDAVAALRRAKAGAAHVTPVPPIRRGWDIPAIVALLLILAWAVVAVMVTRG
- a CDS encoding zf-TFIIB domain-containing protein; the encoded protein is MKCPADGSTLVMSERSGIEIDYCPQCRGVWLDRGELDKIIDRSVAAPQPTAPAAPDRFAPPAYEQPRHDDRGGYDDRRYDGDRRYDDRGQRPHRRKRESWLSELFD
- a CDS encoding CPBP family intramembrane glutamic endopeptidase, with product MNRTRVWWEIAIVLALGLGQSAVYAIVQLAYRLTDSTPLADQTATLNPSRSDREVFDLVYQLLSIGFGIVPALLVCFLLWSSRRPHLGMLGLDGTRPGRDAAWGIGLVAAIGIPGIALYLAGRALGWFVAVDPAGLDAHWWTVPVLLLSAARASVQEEFVVLGYLFTRLRQLGWGAWPIIISTSVLRASYHLYQGPGAFVGNLAMGLLFGWLFARTGRLLPFLVAHFAIDAVAFVGYPWAAAAWPSLFGLPG
- a CDS encoding phospholipase; amino-acid sequence: MIDTLHTRASKRVAHVASAHSRMRRPLIAVAVVAALAATTAAGAVFAPAALGAIPSEQALEQAADATDDGKIALVNAESLNNVVAGVDFPMQTAQTQVDLNDLTADVKSLSRAAELSSEEVADLTAEVVLGTVIVQSKTADLQDALTAAKQAEAERIRIEAERIAAEKAAEEKRRAEAALAAANTPEGAKATARAMAAELYGWGEGQFSCLVKLWTKESGWNYKAYNSNGGATGIPQALPGSKMATAGADWRTNATTQIAWGLGYIDRAYGSPCSAWGHSQAVNWY
- a CDS encoding helix-turn-helix domain-containing protein, whose product is MELRERLAASLRREREGAGLSVSELARRAGISKATVSQLESGAGNPSVETLWAIGDALGIPFATLVEDRAPASRLIRLGDHAGVPSAAAPYLATLLSAAAPATRRDIYLIQAEPGAPRRSLPHRSGTTEHVVLISGEAMVGPADAAELLHPGDYLSYAGDAAHIFEARSPGTSAVLVSELR
- a CDS encoding AzlC family ABC transporter permease, which translates into the protein MRSSERTTGQGHATREVWREGLGVAIATSAYGVSFGALSVASGLDVWQTCVLSLLMFTGGSQFAFIGVFGAGGIAALPSAIASAALLGVRNVAYGMRMSSIIGDGFWRRAAAAQVTIDESTAVAIAQEHPQLRRLGFWLTGLGVFIGWNLTTLAGALLGDVLGDPKTWGLDAAAAAAFLALLWPRLKQRQAIAVGVAAAVVAAALTPFLMPGLPVLVAALVAIVVGWFNWLGRDAGHDAGGEARR